A portion of the Rhinolophus sinicus isolate RSC01 linkage group LG16, ASM3656204v1, whole genome shotgun sequence genome contains these proteins:
- the OAS2 gene encoding LOW QUALITY PROTEIN: 2'-5'-oligoadenylate synthase 2 (The sequence of the model RefSeq protein was modified relative to this genomic sequence to represent the inferred CDS: deleted 1 base in 1 codon), translated as MGNLAPSSVPTSIPTSRPTQELEAFIQKFLRPYEGCQKQIDNALDTICAALHEAEEFLVTDVVKGGSYGRETVLRDHSDGTLVIFISDLQTFTDQKKMRYEILHKIWNWLKHCQLERKLAAKMDIVMSHGRLFIQLSTRWQSITFEVLPAFDALGLSEKPSPWTYQELKRSLDMTKASPGEFSVCFAKLQQNFFNNHPRKLKDLILLVKYWYQQCQKKLRALPLLSSYALELLTVYAWEQGCGAEDFEIVEGIRTVLGLIKQSRQLCVYWTVNYNFEDETVRNIVLGQIRSPRPVILDPMDPTNNVSKDNTCWQLLKKEAEMWLSCLNESPGPSWNVLPASLQETPGHRLDKFIKDFLQPSEAFLNRIHKAVDIICSFLKENCFRYSTTKVQKAVKGGSAGKGTTLKTGSDADLVVFTTSLNSYTSQNTERCDIIKEIRKQLEVCQQQEKFEVRFEISKWKAPRVLSFSLKSKEFHESVNFDVLPAFNALDKWKPGSTPSPKVYRDLICLYKSSNIVGGEFSTCFTELQRDFIISRPTKLKDLIRLVKHWYKQCEKKLKKKGSLPPKYALELLTIYAWEQGSGLADFDTAEGFRTVLELIRRYQQLCIFWTVNYNFEDAIVRDFLLTQLQKTRPVILDPAEPTGDVGGGDRWCWYLLAKEATEWLSFPCFIDGAGHPVQFWKVPTAQTPGSCGARLHPVVDEMFSFRSRQILNKNARRNF; from the exons GGTGGCTCCTATGGCCGGGAAACTGTCTTAAGGGACCACTCCGATGGTACCCTCGTCATCTTCATCAGTGACCTTCAAACATTCACGGATCAGAAGAAAATGCGATATGAAATCCTCCACAAAATCTGGAACTGGCTGAAACACTGTCAGCTTGAAAGGAAGCTGGCAGCCAAGATGGATATCGTGATGTCCCACGGTAGGCTCTTCATCCAGCTGTCCACAAGATGGCAGAGCATCACTTTTGAGGTGCTGCCTGCCTTCGACGCTCTGG GTTTAAGTGAGAAGCCCAGCCCCTGGACCTATCAAGAGCTTAAAAGATCCCTGGATATGACAAAAGCCAGCCCTGGCGAATTCTCAGTCTGCTTCGCAAAACTCCAGCAGAATTTTTTTAACAACCATCCCAGAAAACTGAAGGATTTGATCCTCTTGGTAAAGTACTGGTATCAACAG TGCCAGAAAAAGCTGAGGGCTCTACCCCTGCTGTCCTCGTATGCTTTGGAGCTGCTCACAGTCTATGCCTGGGAACAGGGGTGCGGAGCAGAAGACTTTGAGATAGTCGAAGGCATCAGAACGGTTCTGGGGCTCATCAAACAGTCGAGGCAGCTGTGTGTCTACTGGACAGTCAATTACAACTTTGAGGATGAGACTGTCCGGAATATTGTGCTGGGCCAGATCCGGTCACCCAG GCCAGTGATCTTGGATCCAATGGACCCAACCAATAACGTGAGCAAAGATAACACATGCTGGCAACTGCTGAAAAAAGAAGCTGAAATGTGGTTGTCTTGCCTGAATGAGTCACCCGGACCATCATGGAATGTTCTG CCAGCATCGCTCCAGGAAACCCCAGGCCATCGTCTGGATAAGTTCATCAAGGACTTCCTCCAACCCAGCGAAGCTTTCCTCAATCGGATCCATAAAGCTGTTGACATCATCTGTAGCTTCCTTAAAGAAAATTGCTTCAGATATTCAACTACAAAAGTTCAGAAGGCTGTCAAG GGAGGGTCGGCCGGCAAAGGCACGACTCTGAAAACTGGTTCTGACGCCGACCTCGTCGTGTTCACCACCTCACTCAACAGCTACACCTCCCAAAACACAGAGAGATGCGACATCATCAAGGAAATCCGCAAACAGCTAGAGGTCTGTCAGCAGCAGGAGAAGTTTGAAGTGAGGTTTGAGATTTCAAAATGGAAGGCGCCCAGGGTGCTGAGCTTCTCTCTAAAATCCAAAGAGTTCCACGAAAGTGTCAACTTTGATGTACTGCCTGCGTTTAACGCACTAG ATAAGTGGAAACCTGGCTCTACCCCCAGCCCCAAGGTCTACAGAGATCTCATCTGTCTGTATAAGTCCTCAAACATCGTGGGGGGAGAATTTTCTACCTGTTTCACAGAGCTGCAGCGTGACTTTATCATCTCCCGACCCACCAAACTGAAGGATTTAATTCGCCTAGTGAAGCACTGGTACAAACAG TgtgaaaagaaactgaagaaaaagggGTCTCTGCCCCCCAAGTATGCCCTGGAGCTGCTTACCATCTACGCCTGGGAGCAAGGGAGTGGGCTGGCAGATTTTGACACCGCGGAAGGTTTCCGGACGGTCCTGGAGTTGATCAGACGGTATCAGCAGCTCTGTATCTTCTGGACGGTCAATTACAACTTTGAAGATGCGATTGTGAGGGACTTCCTTCTGACCCAGCTCCAGAAAACCAG GCCTGTGATCTTGGACCCAGCCGAACCTACTGGCGACGTGGGTGGCGGCGACCGCTGGTGTTGGTATCTTCTCGCGAAAGAAGCTACCGAATGGCTGTCCTTTCCGTGCTTCATAGATGGGGCTGGACATCCCGTACAATTTTGGAAAGTGCCC acCGCGCAGACACCAGGCAGCTGTGGAGCTCGGTTGCATCCTGTTGTCGATGAGATGTTCTCATTCAGGAGTCGTCAAATCCTC AATAAAAATGCTAGAAGAAACTTCTAG